Proteins encoded within one genomic window of Camelina sativa cultivar DH55 chromosome 19, Cs, whole genome shotgun sequence:
- the LOC104767750 gene encoding uncharacterized protein LOC104767750, which yields MRRILRETHLKADGFYVDDRARSIEEEIQREIDVVSQPSDGASQGGSSATGLTRLQEDELFYKVVPSQNGRIFGLGGRNYIRERGESSASAVERISLERQLTSLQEQMANVVEFMKQYMPEGGSHSFPSAQPTNSTGASVTSPTQANNRDNRDANPEDADIHLSHPNNVPDETHEPEDDDGDAFQGSAII from the exons ATGCGTCGAATTCTTAGAGAGACTCACCTCAAAGCTGATGGCTTTTATGTGGATGATAGGGCGAGGTCGATTGAAGAAGAGATCCAAAGAGAGATTGATGTAGTCTCTCAACCCTCAGATGGAGCCTCACAAGGAGGTTCCTCTGCCACAGGGTTGACTCGGCTTCAAGAGGATGAACTGTTCTATAAG GTAGTACCATCTCAGAATGGGAGGATCTTCGGTCTCGGAGGCAGAAACTACATCCGTGAGCGTGGAGAAAGCTCAGCTAGTGCAGTGGAAAGGATCTCTCTTGAACGTCAACTCACATCCCTTCAAGAGCAGATGGCTAATGTTGTGGAATTTATGAAGCAATATATGCCTGAAGGTGGCTCACACTCTTTCCCATCGGCTCAACCAACTAATAGTACAGGTGCATCAGTGACCAGCCCAACTCAAGCCAACAACAGGGACAACCGAGATGCCAATCCTGAAGATGCTGACATCCATCTCAGTCATCCCAATAATGTGCCTGATGAGACTCATGAGCCAGAAGACGATGACGGTGATGCATTTCAAGGTAGTGCCATCATCTGA
- the LOC104766154 gene encoding protein MARD1-like produces the protein MLKKRSRSKQALMAETNQNQTHQKQSKPTPFPRLFTAFSSFKSFTENDAVASPTSILDNKPFSVLKNPFGSDNPKLQETHLKPEPRRIGLAIVDSLIQDENSEPGSGTILFGSQLRIRVPDDSPRSSSDFGINTRNTQPESTTKKPTSGSPRIFSGYFSASDMELSEDYTCVTCHGPNPRTIHIFDNCIVESQPGVVFFRSSDPVNESDSDCSPPDSFLSSCCNCKKSLGPRDDIFMYRGDRAFCSSECRALEMMSDENDN, from the exons ATGctaaagaagagatcaagaagcAAGCAAGCTTTAATGGCGGAAACAAACCAGAACCAGACAcatcaaaaacagagtaaaccgACGCCGTTTCCAAGGCTCTTCACAGCTTTCAGTAGCTTCAAAAGCTTCACTGAAAACGACGCTGTCGCGAGCCCGACTTCGATCCTCGACAACAAACCTTTCTCCGTTCTGAAAAACCCGTTCGGATCCGACAACCCGAAACTCCAAGAAACCCATCTCAAACCCGAACCCAGAAGAATCGGACTCGCCATCGTCGACTCTCTCATCCAAGACGAAAACTCCGAACCCGGATCCGGAACAATCCTATTCGGGTCACAGCTTCGGATCCGGGTCCCGGATGATTCTCCACGCTCCTCGTCGGACTTCGGGATCAACACGAGGAACACTCAACCGGAGTCGACAACGAAGAAACCAACTTCCGGGTCGCCCCGGATATTCTCCGGCTACTTCTCCGCCAGCGATATGGAGCTATCTGAGGATTACACATGCGTGACGTGTCACGGGCCTAACCCGAGAACCATTCATATATTCGATAACTGCATCGTGGAGAGCCAACCGGGCGTCGTGTTCTTTCGGAGCTCCGACCCGGTTAACGAATCGGATTCGGATTGTTCCCCACCCGACAGCTTTCTCAGTAGTTGCTGTAACTGTAAGAAGAGTCTTGGTCCTCGTGATGACATTTTCATGTACAG GGGAGATAGAGCCTTCTGTAGCAGTGAGTGCAGAGCCTTGGAGATGATGTctgatgaaaatgataattaa
- the LOC104766156 gene encoding uncharacterized protein LOC104766156 — translation MEPPRIFLRPFKVSDAEDVFKWASDDDVTRYLRWDSVKTLEEAEQHILNKAIPHPWRRSISLIQEGRSIGYVSVKPDSGDGRCRADLAYALAKEFWGRGIATAAVRMALGQAFQDFPVVVRLQAVVEVENKASQRVLEKVGFRKEGLLEKYGFSKGVIKDMFLYSFVKE, via the coding sequence ATGGAACCACCGAGAATCTTTCTCCGGCCGTTCAAAGTATCAGACGCTGAAGACGTCTTTAAATGGGCCAGTGACGATGACGTCACACGTTACCTTCGTTGGGACTCAGTTAAGACCTTAGAGGAAGCCGAACAACACATCTTGAACAAGGCCATACCACACCCGTGGCGCCGTTCCATTTCTCTCATCCAAGAAGGTCGCTCGATAGGTTACGTCTCTGTCAAGCCAGACTCTGGTGATGGTCGTTGCCGGGCTGACCTCGCTTACGCCTTGGCTAAAGAGTTTTGGGGGCGGGGGATAGCCACGGCGGCTGTGAGGATGGCGTTGGGACAAGCTTTTCAGGATTTTCCTGTGGTGGTGAGGCTACAAGCGGTGGTGGAGGTTGAGAACAAAGCGTCTCAGAGGGTTTTGGAGAAAGTTGGGTTTCGGAAAGAGGGTTTGCTTGAGAAGTATGGTTTTAGCAAAGGGGTGATCAAAGACATGTTTCTCTATAGTTTCGTTAAAGAATGA
- the LOC104766155 gene encoding protein CDC73 homolog isoform X2 → MDPLSVLKDFTVRGEADKIERVGANYRFGSEYSFPCATETAYRSKGGTLYTLEALVHYVKNQHLKHGEYMQSTVKSSVPAVTLPDRKPLLDYLTGKVASSDAIDYLLLQQQNAQSQKQNEEYRPDQDNSAFVSRESAIKDMEVEDFGKSGEDVDYIMLIRSNERPLKSRDAILQCKNRDFYSVLVNSTKREEERQRIESHQRKDGLVAKSRLMGAEERGIVGFSSGGGDDNGYDANPKSKLHFKAGKIGEGVPIILVPSAFQTLITIYNVKEFLEDGVFIENDVKAKEMKGLKPDCITVQKKFSRDRERVVTAYEVRDKPSALKPDDWDRVVAVFVLGKDWQFKGWPFKDHVEIFNKIIGFYMRFEDDSIESAKTVKQWNVKIISISKNKRHNDRAAALEVWEKLEEFVRSRSHS, encoded by the exons ATGGATCCGTTATCAGTGCTGAAAGATTTCACAGTCCGAGGAGAAGCTGATAAAATCGAGCGAGTCGGAGCCAATTACAGATTCGGATCGGAATATTCGTTCCCATGCGCGACGGAGACGGCGTACAGGTCAAAAGGTGGGACTCTCTACACACTTGAAGCATTAGTCCACTATGTGAAGAATCAGCATCTAAAACACGGAGAGTACATGCAATCAACCGTCAAAAGCTCAGTCCCGGCGGTGACTTTACCAGATCGGAAACCTCTCCTCGATTACCTCACCGGTAAAGTAGCTTCGTCCGACGCGATTGATTACCTACTCCTCCAGCAGCAGAACGCGCAGAGTCAGAAACAGAACGAAGAGTATCGACCAGATCAAGATAACTCAGCTTTCGTTTCGAGGGAGAGCGCGATTAAAGATATGGAG GTTGAAGATTTCGGCAAATCCGGCGAGGACGTTGATTACATTATGCTGATCCGATCCAACGAGCGGCCGTTGAAGAGCAGAGACGCGATTCTTCAGTGTAAGAACAGGGATTTTTATAGTGTGTTGGTGAATTCGACCaagagggaagaagagagacagaGGATTGAGTCTCATCAGAGGAAAGATGGATTAGTTGCTAAGAGTAGGTTAATGGGTGCTGAAGAGAGAGGTATTGTAGGGTTTAGTAGTGGTGGTGGAGATGATAATGGCTATGATGCTAACCCTAAATCTAAGCTTCATTTTAAAGCTGGGAAGATTGGTGAAGGTGTGCCTATTATCCTTGTGCCGAGTGCGTTTCAGACGTTGATTACTATATATAATGTTAAGGAGTTTCTTGAAGATGGTGTTTTTATAGAGAATGATGTTAAGGCTAAGGAGATGAAGGGTTTAAAGCCTGATTGTATTACGGTTCAGAAGAAGTTTAGtcgagatagagagagagttgtgACTGCTTATGAAGTTAGGGATAAGCCATCTGCTTTGAAGCCTGATGATTGGGATCGTGTTGTTGCGGTTTTTGTATTGGGAAAGGATTGGCAGTTCAAGGGTTGGCCTTTCAAGGATCACGTTGAGATATTCAATAAGA TCATTGGGTTCTACATGCGGTTTGAAGATGACAGTATAGAATCAGCCAAGACGGTGAAGCAGTGGAATGTAAAGATCATCTCG ATTAGCAAGAATAAGAGACATAATGACAGGGCTGCTGCATTAGAAGTCTGGGAAAAACTCGAGGAGTTTGTGCGATCTCGGTCACATTCTTAG
- the LOC104766155 gene encoding protein CDC73 homolog isoform X1: MDPLSVLKDFTVRGEADKIERVGANYRFGSEYSFPCATETAYRSKGGTLYTLEALVHYVKNQHLKHGEYMQSTVKSSVPAVTLPDRKPLLDYLTGKVASSDAIDYLLLQQQNAQSQKQNEEYRPDQDNSAFVSRESAIKDMEVEDFGKSGEDVDYIMLIRSNERPLKSRDAILECKNRDFYSVLVNSTKREEERQRIESHQRKDGLVAKSRLMGAEERGIVGFSSGGGDDNGYDANPKSKLHFKAGKIGEGVPIILVPSAFQTLITIYNVKEFLEDGVFIENDVKAKEMKGLKPDCITVQKKFSRDRERVVTAYEVRDKPSALKPDDWDRVVAVFVLGKDWQFKGWPFKDHVEIFNKIIGFYMRFEDDSIESAKTVKQWNVKIISISKNKRHNDRAAALEVWEKLEEFVRSRSHS, from the exons ATGGATCCGTTATCAGTGCTGAAAGATTTCACAGTCCGAGGAGAAGCTGATAAAATCGAGCGAGTCGGAGCCAATTACAGATTCGGATCGGAATATTCGTTCCCATGCGCGACGGAGACGGCGTACAGGTCAAAAGGTGGGACTCTCTACACACTTGAAGCATTAGTCCACTATGTGAAGAATCAGCATCTAAAACACGGAGAGTACATGCAATCAACCGTCAAAAGCTCAGTCCCGGCGGTGACTTTACCAGATCGGAAACCTCTCCTCGATTACCTCACCGGTAAAGTAGCTTCGTCCGACGCGATTGATTACCTACTCCTCCAGCAGCAGAACGCGCAGAGTCAGAAACAGAACGAAGAGTATCGACCAGATCAAGATAACTCAGCTTTCGTTTCGAGGGAGAGCGCGATTAAAGATATGGAGGTTGAAGATTTCGGCAAATCCGGCGAGGACGTTGATTACATTATGCTGATCCGATCCAACGAGCGGCCGTTGAAGAGCAGAGACGCGATTCTTGAGTGTAAGAACAGGGATTTTTATAGTGTGTTGGTGAATTCGACCaagagggaagaagagagacagaGGATTGAGTCTCATCAGAGGAAAGATGGATTAGTTGCTAAGAGTAGGTTAATGGGTGCTGAAGAGAGAG GTATTGTAGGGTTTAGTAGTGGTGGTGGAGATGATAATGGCTATGATGCTAACCCTAAATCTAAGCTTCATTTTAAAGCTGGGAAGATTGGTGAAGGTGTGCCTATTATCCTTGTGCCGAGTGCGTTTCAGACGTTGATTACTATATATAATGTTAAGGAGTTTCTTGAAGATGGTGTTTTTATAGAGAATGATGTTAAGGCTAAGGAGATGAAGGGTTTAAAGCCTGATTGTATTACGGTTCAGAAGAAGTTTAGtcgagatagagagagagttgtgACTGCTTATGAAGTTAGGGATAAGCCATCTGCTTTGAAGCCTGATGATTGGGATCGTGTTGTTGCGGTTTTTGTATTGGGAAAGGATTGGCAGTTCAAGGGTTGGCCTTTCAAGGATCACGTTGAGATATTCAATAAGA TCATTGGGTTCTACATGCGGTTTGAAGATGACAGTATAGAATCAGCCAAGACGGTGAAGCAGTGGAATGTAAAGATCATCTCG ATTAGCAAGAATAAGAGACATAATGACAGGGCTGCTGCATTAGAAGTCTGGGAAAAACTCGAGGAGTTTGTGCGATCTCGGTCACATTCTTAG
- the LOC104766157 gene encoding non-specific lipid-transfer protein-like protein At2g13820 — translation MKIGMSLVCLTVFMAVMTSTRVSAQSGCTNVLFSLSPCLNYITGNSTSPSQQCCRQLGSVVQSSPDCLCQVLNGGGSQLGTNVNQTQALGLPKACNVQTPPVSRCSTGGGGGSTSDSPAESPNSSGPGNGSKTVPAGKGDGPSSDGSSIKLSFPLLAFLSAASYIAIL, via the exons atgaaaataggAATGAGTTTAGTGTGTCTTACAGTTTTTATGGCTGTGATGACTTCGACAAGGGTATCTGCTCAGTCAGGCTGCACAAACGTGTTGTTTAGCTTGTCGCCGTGTCTCAACTACATAACCGGAAACTCTACCTCTCCTTCTCAGCAATGCTGTCGTCAGTTGGGTAGCGTAGTCCAGTCTTCTCCTGACTGTTTGTGTCAAGTCCTTAACGGTGGTGGCTCTCAGCTAGGTACCAATGTTAACCAAACACAAGCTCTTGGTCTGCCAAAGGCCTGTAATGTTCAGACTCCTCCAGTCAGTCGCTGTAGTACCG gtggtggtggtggttctaCTTCTGACTCTCCTGCAGAATCACCAAACTCTTCAG GACCAGGAAATGGATCCAAAACCGTACCAGCAGGGAAAGGAGACGGACCATCGTCTGATGGGAGCTCTATCAAGCTCTCATTTCCTCTTCTTGCCTTCCTTTCCGCGGCTTCCTACATCGCAATCCTCTGA
- the LOC104766159 gene encoding non-specific lipid-transfer protein-like protein At2g13820 → MSKILVVVVAMIAVLALPIRSQQQPLSQCTPSMMTSVSPCMSFITNSSSNGTSPSSDCCNSLRSLTTGGMGCLCLIVTGTVPFNIPINRTTAVSLPRACNMPRVPLQCQANIAPAAAPGPSATFGPSMSPGPATNPIVPEPTPSAQTPQSDTTRPFTPSVDGGAPTSDDGGSSSRPSETPSSAYALSPSLLFFSIALVALKFY, encoded by the exons ATGTCGAAGATTCTTGTCGTGGTGGTTGCGATGATCGCAGTGCTAGCTTTGCCGATTCGCAGTCAACAACAGCCGCTTAGCCAATGTACCCCGTCGATGATGACCAGCGTGAGCCCTTGTATGAGCTTCATAACCAACAGTAGCAGCAATGGAACTTCTCCGTCGTCTGATTGTTGTAACTCACTGAGGTCTTTGACAACTGGAGGAATGGGATGTCTCTGTCTTATTGTCACTGGAACTGTTCCTTTCAATATTCCCATTAACCGCACAACCGCTGTCTCTCTTCCCCGTGCTTGTAACATGCCTAGAGTCCCTCTTCAATGCCAAG CTAATATTGCTCCAGCTGCTGCTCCTG GACCTTCTGCTACATTTGGACCGTCGATGTCTCCAGGTCCAGCGACGAATCCAATTGTTCCAGAGCCGACTCCATCAGCTCAGACACCACAGTCCGATACAACCCGACCTTTTACACCATCCGTCGATGGTGGAGCTCCAACGTCAGACGACGGAGGAAGCAGCAGTAGACCTTCTGAGACTCCTTCATCCGCTTATGCACTCTCAccatctctcctcttcttcagcATCGCCCTTGTAGCTCTCAAATTCTACTGA
- the LOC104766160 gene encoding proteasome subunit beta type-2-A, whose amino-acid sequence MECVFGLVGNGFAIVAADTSAVHSILLHKNNEDKIMVLDSHKLVAASGEPGDRVQFTEYVQKNVSLYKFRNGIPLTTSAAANFTRGELATALRKNPYSVNILLAGYDNESGASLYYIDYIATLHKVDKGAFGYGSYFSLSTMDRHYRSDMTVEEAIELVDKCILEIRSRLVIAPPNFVIKIVDKDGAREYARRQSVVDVTTAAV is encoded by the exons ATGGAGTGTGTATTCGGTCTTGTTGGGAATGGATTCGCCATCGTTGCGGCTGATACATCTGCGGTTCACAGTATCCTTCTCCACAAGAACAACGAAGACAAGATCATGGTGCTCGACTCTCACAAGCTTGTTGCTGCTAGTGGCGAGCCAGGTGATag GGTTCAGTTTACGGAGTACGTTCAGAAGAATGTTTCCTTGTACAAATTCAGAAACGGTATCCCTTTGACTACTTCCGCTGCTGCCAATTTCACTCGCGGAGAGCTCGCTACTGCGTTGAGGAAG AATCCGTATTCGGTGAATATACTATTGGCTGGCTACGACAATGAGAGTGGTGCATCCCTTTACTACATTGACTACATTGCAACCCTTCACAAAGTTGACAAGGGAGCTTTCGGTTACGGCTCCTACTTCTCCCTCTCCACAATGGACAGACATTACCGCAGCGACATGACTGTAGAAGAAGCCATTGAACTGGTGGACAAATGCATACTTGAGATCCGTTCAAGACTGGTCATTGCGCCACCAAACTTTGTGATCAAGATTGTTGACAAAGATGGAGCTCGTGAATATGCTAGGCGTCAATCCGTAGTGGATGTCACGACTGCTGCTGTCtga
- the LOC104767751 gene encoding uncharacterized protein LOC104767751 translates to MKNKLVDRPPCTYSMKIQSLSQLKELFPESEYKSLTFSSGKYNWRLVIYPTGNEKDNGKGFISMYVELDTSSLTASTVLAYFTFFVYNKKENKYFTIQEVEGKQFNAIRPVWGFPRVLPLDTFNDPKNGYVFEGDQCEFGVDVMVPLVNWEVVSFPMKPPNTKFSWTVKKFSKLKGHCYVLIGWVLYGRKDLLYPKGYSTTYSKFLSIFVQLADSETMKAGEQIHARGDIRILDPFGQDHMTGQIDIIRNYNDGNKGRGWNHFAYIDELRGAYLDKEVSLKVEAEFEVVSTTSSST, encoded by the exons ATGAAGAACAAGTTAGTAGATCGTCCTCCTTGTACCTATTCCATGAAGATCCAAAGCCTCTCCCAACTCAAGGAACTCTTCCCTGAATCCGAATACAAATCCCTTACTTTCTCTTCAGGCAAATACAACTG GAGACTGGTTATATACCCAACAGGAAACGAGAAGGACAACGGGAAAGGATTTATTTCCATGTATGTTGAGTTAGATACCTCAAGCCTTACCGCGTCCACGGTTTTGGCATATTTCACCTTCTTTGTCtacaataagaaagaaaataaatattttactattcaAG AGGTTGAAGGGAAGCAGTTCAATGCAATAAGACCGGTGTGGGGATTTCCGCGAGTGCTTCCGCTTGATACGTTCAATGATCCTAAAAACGGATATGTGTTCGAGGGAGATCAATGTGAGTTTGGTGTTGATGTGATGGTTCCACTTGTCAACTGGGAAGTTGTCTCTTTCCCTATGAAACCCCCTAATACAAAGTTTTCTTGGACGGTCAAGAAATTCTCTAAGTTGAAAGGTCATTGCTACGTATTAATTGGATGGGTTCTTTATGGGAGGAAAGACCTG TTGTATCCCAAGGGCTACTCTACAACATATTCCAAATTTTTATCCATCTTTGTGCAACTAGCTGATAGTGAAACAATGAAGGCAGGTGAGCAGATTCACGCACGAGGGGATATTCGAATTCTTGACCCATTTGGACAAGATCACATGACAGGACAGA TTGACATCATAAGGAATTACAACGATGGAAATAAAGGTCGGGGTTGGAATCACTTTGCGTATATAGATGAACTTCGGGGTGCTTATTTGGACAAAGAAGTCTCTTTGAAAGTAGAAGCCGAATTTGAAGTTGTTTCGACCACCTCATCCTCAACATGA
- the LOC104766162 gene encoding ubiquitin carboxyl-terminal hydrolase 12-like: MWKEEKSCVVANSTITSKFEDRPPSTYSMKIRSFSQLNTLFPDDRYKSRSFSSGKYNWRLVLYTKGNKADKGSGFISMYVELDTSSLTASTVLAYLTFFIYNKKENKYFTIQDAEGKQFNAIRPVWGFSQVLPLDTFNDPEKGYVFEGDQCEFGVDVLVPLANWEVVSFDQQPSNPKFSWTLNKFSKLKETTYQEVFNRKKELGGKVVSQGFNRLQILISLSKS, from the exons ATGTGGAAAGAGGAAAAGTCATGCGTAGTAGCAAATTCTACAATTACGAGCAAGTTTGAAGATCGTCCTCCTTCTACTTATTCCATGAAGATCCGAAGCTTCTCTCAACTCAATACTCTCTTCCCCGATGACAGATACAAGTCCCGTTCTTTCTCTTCCGGCAAATACAACTG gagaTTGGTTTTATACACAAAAGGTAACAAAGCGGACAAGGGAAGTGGATTTATCTCAATGTATGTTGAGTTAGATACCTCAAGCCTTACCGCGTCCACGGTTTTGGCATATCTcaccttttttatttacaacaagaaagaaaataaatactttaCTATTCAAG ATGCTGAAGGGAAGCAGTTCAATGCAATAAGACCGGTATGGGGATTTTCGCAAGTGCTTCCGCTTGATACATTCAATGATCCGGAGAAGGGATATGTCTTCGAGGGAGATCAATGCGAGTTTGGTGTTGATGTGTTGGTTCCACTTGCCAATTGGGAAGTTGTCTCGTTTGATCAGCAACCCTCGAATCCCAAGTTCTCTTGGACgcttaacaaattctcaaagtTGAAAGAGACAACTTACCAAGAAGTTTTCAATCGGAAGAAGGAATTG gGTGGTAAGGTTGTATCCCAAGGATTTAACAGATTGCAAATCCTTATCTCTCTATCTAAAAGCTGA
- the LOC104766161 gene encoding vicilin-like seed storage protein At3g22640 gives MTMTKKLVITFLLLISIAFAHCLAFHVDLEEFEPPQQEEQDVPRRGSGGRSGEGWQEESTEFPYHFGKRSFKNWFQSNEGFVKMLPKFTKRAPNLFRGIENYRFAVFEMEPNTFLVPHHLDADSVVLVLQGHGVVEFVTDKTKESFQVTKGDVVRLPSGITHFATNTNQTVPLRFVKIIVPVNNPGRFKDYFPARSQFQQSYFTGFSKEVLSASFNIPEELVGRLFSGSQQTGQGIMRRVSPDQIKKLTKHATSPSNKHKESKSKHKDISTKLRPFNLFTQDSVSTYTNDFGHFHEAHPESFDQLQDLRIAVAWTNMSQGSLFLPHYNSKTTFVTFVENGCARYEMASPYSFQGEQQQKQWWPEQGGEEEEDMSGQVHKIVSRVCKGDVFIIPAGHPVTLVSHNENFVSVGFGIHASNCTRTFLAGQENVLSNLDTVATRVTFGVGSKVAEKLFTSQNHSYFAPTTRSHQQTQEKREPSFQSIFSFAGF, from the exons ATGACAATGACCAAGAAATTAGTCATAACATTTCTCCTTCTCATCTCCATAGCTTTCGCCCATTGCTTAGCCTTCCATGTGGATCTCGAAGAGTTCGAGCCCCCGCAGCAAGAGGAACAAGACGTTCCTCGCCGTGGTTCTGGAGGTCGCTCAGGCGAGGGATGGCAGGAAGAGTCGACGGAGTTTCCCTACCACTTTGGGAAGCGGAGTTTCAAGAATTGGTTCCAATCAAATGAAGGCTTTGTGAAAATGTTGCCTAAGTTCACAAAACGCGCACCGAATCTCTTCCGTGGGATCGAAAACTACAGATTCGCGGTGTTTGAGATGGAGCCAAACACTTTCCTTGTGCCTCACCATCTAGATGCTGATTCCGTGGTGCTAGTACTACAAGGTCATGGAGTGGTTGAGTTTGTGACGGATAAAACCAAAGAATCGTTCCAGGTAACCAAAGGTGATGTGGTGAGACTCCCTTCCGGCATCACCCACTTTGCCACCAACACTAACCAGACCGTTCCTCTTCGCTTCGTCAAGATCATTGTCCCCGTCAACAATCCTGGCCGGTTCAAG GATTACTTCCCAGCTCGATCCCAGTTTCAGCAATCCTACTTCACAGGGTTTAGCAAAGAAGTCCTCTCAGCGAGTTTCAAC ATACCGGAAGAGTTGGTAGGGAGATTATTTTCTGGATCACAACAAACGGGACAAGGAATTATGCGGAGAGTTTCACCAGACCAGATCAAGAAGCTCACCAAACATGCTACTTCTCCttcaaacaaacacaaagaatcAAAATCCAAACACAAAGACATAAGCACGAAGTTGAGACCTTTCAATCTCTTTACTCAAGATTCAGTTTCAACCTACACCAACGACTTTGGTCATTTCCACGAGGCACATCCTGAGAGTTTTGATCAACTCCAAGACCTTCGCATCGCCGTCGCTTGGACCAACATGTCACAG GGTTCCTTGTTCCTTCCTCACTATAACTCCAAGACAACGTTTGTTACGTTCGTGGAGAATGGTTGTGCCCGCTATGAGATGGCTTCTCCGTACTCATTCCAAGgagagcaacaacaaaaacaatggtGGCCTGAacaaggaggagaagaagaagaagatatgagtGGACAAGTACACAAGATTGTCTCAAGAGTGTGTAAAGGCGACGTCTTTATCATTCCGGCAGGTCATCCAGTCACTTTAGTCTCACACAATGAGAACTTTGTCTCGGTAGGGTTTGGTATCCATGCATCCAACTGCACAAGAACGTTCCTTGCAG GGCAAGAGAATGTGTTGAGCAACCTCGACACGGTAGCGACGAGAGTAACGTTTGGTGTGGGAAGTAAAGTGGCGGAGAAACTATTTACGAGCCAAAACCATTCCTACTTTGCGCCTACGACTCGTAGCCATCAACAAACTCAAGAGAAACGCGAGCCATCGTTCCAATCAATCTTCAGCTTCGCCGGTTTTTGA
- the LOC104767752 gene encoding uncharacterized protein LOC104767752 — protein MALSMELYSQPVLNISNYVTVKLTERNYLLWKMQFESFLSRQGLLGFVNGSTPQPEPTLTTHITSYDTVTPNPAYQAWIWSDQVVRVWLLGSLSEDILTEVIKTTTSQEVWVFLASEFNKVSSSRSFGLRRKLQNTEKKDMPMLEYLRELKSVFEQLESIGSPVSETMKLFAALNGLGREYEPIKTSIERILDSTPSPTLEDVIPLLTAYNDRLQAYNEESDIAPHLPFNTHRSGYNNRGRGRSQRSRGRGSYSNKGRRFHQQISPFDTSSLDFVVSGYSIHGRPVCQICRKVGHGAFKCWHRFDNTYHSDLPAALAALGITDVQYQAGHKWTTDSGATAHITSSQNHLQQSKQYLGGVQTVGTEWRLRHAARPSVSGMDVM, from the exons aTGGCGTTGTCCATGGAGCTCTATTCTCAACCAGTTCTAAATATCTCAAATTATGTGACTGTCAAGCTCACAGAAAGAAACTACCTTCTCTGGAAGATGCAGTTCGAGTCCTTTCTCTCTAGACAAGGACTGCTTGGATTCGTAAATGGTTCCACACCGCAACCTGAACCTACCTTGACAACACACATCACTAGCTACGACACCGTCACCCCAAACCCAGCATATCAAGCTTGGATCTGGTCAGATCAAGTTGTGAGGGTGTGGCTACTTGGTTCACTTTCTGAAGATATTCTCACAGAGGtcatcaaaacaacaacttcacagGAGGTATGGGTTTTCCTGGCTAGTGAATTCAATAAAGTCTCTTCCTCTAGATCGTTTGGTCTGCGAAGGAAGTTACAGAACACTGAAAAGAAAGATATGCCTATGCTAGAGTACTTAAGAGAACTTAAGAGTGTGTTTGAGCAACTTGAATCTATAGGGAGTCCAGTTAGTGAGACGATGAAGTTATTTGCTGCTTTGAATGGTCTAGGTAGGGAGTATGAACCCATCAAAACTTCTATTGAAAGGATCTTGGATTCTACTCCCTCACCAACTTTGGAAGATGTAATTCCTCTTCTTACGGCTTATAATGACCGTTTGCAGGCGTACAACGAGGAGTCCGACATTGCACCACACTTGCCTTTCAATACTCATAGGTCAGGCTACAACAATAGAGGAAGGGGACGCTCACAAAGATCTCGAGGCCGAGGCTCGTACTCCAATAAGGGCAGGAGGTTTCACCAACAAATATCACCCTTTGATACTAGTTCTCTTGACTTTGTTGTCTCTGGTTACTCTATTCATGGTAGACCAGTGTGTCAAATTTGTAGAAAAGTGGGTCATGGTGCATTCAAGTGTTGGCATCGCTTTGACAACACGTATCACTCTGACTTGCCTGCTGCATTGGCTGCTTTGGGGATCACAGACGTCCAATATCAGGCTGGACATAAGTGGACTACAGACAGTGGAGCCACTGCACATATTACGAGTTCTCAGAATCACTTGCAGCAGTCAAAACA gtatttaggaggtGTCCAGACTGTTGGAACTGAATGGAGGTTGAGACATGCGGCTCGACCAAGCGTGTCCGGAATGGACGTCATGTGA